One Archocentrus centrarchus isolate MPI-CPG fArcCen1 chromosome 10, fArcCen1, whole genome shotgun sequence genomic region harbors:
- the LOC115787226 gene encoding tropomyosin-1, isoforms 33/34-like → MSQHPEQKDYAGALHCSGELNAPEDTEFLRRAFDRLQNENQDLHNMIKQMQEEKFRDMKAQNKHSGEISQEDQQMQFRPQEMEALKYNLQVMEERYNEEIYKFQNLEAQHNDTLRKFQDLGEEHEEVKYKHQQLEKNYDQVLGQLRLLEEEAEESENKLLECENKNNSLKIKLDQTQQEKIEIQEEKEEQEAQHNDTLRKFQDLQEIHDQTLYQLQQKDTLAAETQYQLQDVTARYEETQDELRSLEAMHKETQHKLEEKTRELEAQNKHLGEEHEELKCKHQQLERTHKQTQYKHQQLEKNYDQVLGQLRLLEEEAEESENKLLEYVHE, encoded by the exons ATGTCTCAGCACCCGGAGCAGAAAGATTACGCTGGAGCTCTTCACTGCAGTGGTGAGCTAAATGCCCCAGAAGACACCGAATTCCTCAGAAGGGCATTTGATCGCCTTCAGAATGAAAACCAAGACCTGCACAATATGATCAAACAAATGCAGGAGGAGAAGTTCAGAGACATGAAGGCGCAAAACAAACACTCTGGAGAAATTTCCCAAGAGGACCAACAAATGCAGTTCAGGCCCCAAGAAATGGAGGCGCTGAAATACAACCTCCAAGTCATGGAGGAACGATATAACGAGGAGATATACAAGTTCCAAAACCTGGAAGCTCAACACAATGACACACTACGCAAGTTTCAAGACTTGGGAGAAGAACATGAAGAGGTAAAATACAAACACCAACAACTGGAAAAAAACTATGATCAGGTACTAGGCCAACTCCGACTGCTGGAAGAAGAAGCTGAAGAGTCAGAAAACAAGCTTCTTGAAtgtgagaataaaaataacagtttgaaaataaaacttgatcaaacacagcaggaaaaaatagaaatacaagaagagaaagaagaacaggaagctcAACACAATGACACACTACGCAAGTTTCAAGACTTGCAAGAAATTCATGACCAGACACTGTACCAACTCCAACAAAAGGACACACTTGCTGCAGAGACACAATACCAGCTTCAAGACGTGACAGCAAGATATGAAGAGACACAAGACGAACTAAGAAGCTTGGAGGCCATGCACAAAGAGACACAACACAAGCTGGAGGAGAAGACCAGAGAGCTGGAGGCCCAAAATAAACACTTGGGAGAAGAACATGAAGAGCTAAAATGCAAACACCAACAATTGGAAAGAACACACAAGCAGACACAATACAAACACCAACAACTGGAAAAAAACTATGATCAGGTACTAGGCCAACTCCGACTGCTGGAAGAAGAAGCTGAAGAGTCAGAAAACAAGCTTCTTGAAT ATGTCCATGAGTGA